From one Streptococcus pneumoniae genomic stretch:
- the trmB gene encoding tRNA (guanosine(46)-N7)-methyltransferase TrmB: protein MRVRNRKGATELLEANPQYVVLNPADTKGKWQEIFGNDHPIHIEVGSGKGAFITGMAKQNPDINYIGIDIQKSVLSYALDKVLAADVPNIKLLWVDGSDLTNYFEEGEIDRLYLNFSDPWPKKRHEKRRLTYKSFLDTFKTILPEQGEIHFKTDNRGLFEYSLVSFSQYGMTLNGVWLDLHASSMEGNVMTEYEQKFSSKGQVIYRVEAQF, encoded by the coding sequence ATGAGAGTTAGAAACCGCAAAGGAGCGACAGAATTACTAGAGGCTAACCCCCAGTATGTGGTTTTAAACCCAGCAGATACAAAGGGAAAGTGGCAAGAGATTTTTGGAAATGACCATCCTATCCACATTGAGGTAGGAAGTGGTAAAGGGGCTTTCATCACAGGTATGGCTAAGCAAAATCCAGACATCAACTACATCGGAATTGACATTCAAAAGTCAGTTTTGAGCTATGCACTTGATAAGGTGCTAGCAGCTGATGTTCCCAATATTAAATTACTGTGGGTTGATGGTTCTGACTTGACCAACTATTTTGAAGAGGGAGAGATTGACCGTCTTTATCTGAACTTCTCAGATCCGTGGCCGAAAAAACGCCATGAAAAACGTCGCTTGACCTATAAATCTTTCCTTGATACCTTTAAGACAATTTTGCCTGAGCAGGGAGAGATTCATTTCAAGACAGATAATCGTGGTCTTTTTGAATACAGCTTAGTCAGCTTTTCACAGTATGGCATGACCCTAAATGGCGTCTGGCTTGATTTACATGCAAGCAGCATGGAAGGAAATGTCATGACGGAGTACGAACAAAAATTCTCTAGTAAGGGACAAGTCATCTACCGAGTGGAAGCACAATTTTAA
- the tsaE gene encoding tRNA (adenosine(37)-N6)-threonylcarbamoyltransferase complex ATPase subunit type 1 TsaE, translated as MYSQNEEELIALGQTIGEKLQAGDVLVLTGDLGAGKTTLTKGIAQGLGIKQMIKSPTYTIVREYEGRLPLYHLDVYRIGDDPDSIDLDDFLYGDGVTVIEWGELLDASLFDDFLRIVIEKVGDGRKLSLEPKGKRSQALLEEIGHGAG; from the coding sequence ATGTATAGTCAAAATGAAGAAGAATTGATTGCCCTTGGGCAGACGATTGGAGAGAAACTACAAGCAGGTGATGTGCTGGTTCTGACTGGTGATTTGGGCGCAGGAAAGACTACCTTGACCAAAGGGATTGCTCAAGGCCTTGGAATTAAACAGATGATTAAAAGTCCGACCTATACCATCGTTCGGGAATACGAAGGGCGGCTCCCTCTCTATCATTTAGATGTTTATCGGATTGGGGATGACCCTGATTCGATTGACTTGGATGACTTTCTCTATGGAGATGGCGTGACGGTGATTGAGTGGGGTGAGCTGCTTGATGCTTCGCTTTTTGATGATTTTTTACGAATTGTTATTGAGAAGGTTGGAGATGGTCGCAAGCTCAGCTTAGAGCCAAAAGGGAAACGGAGTCAAGCCTTGCTAGAGGAGATTGGTCATGGCGCAGGTTGA
- a CDS encoding YlxR family protein → MVKTRKIPLRKSVVSNEVIDKRDLLRIVKNKEGQVFIDPTGKANGRGAYIKLDNEEALIAKKKKVFNRSFSMEVEEQFYDELIAYVDHKVKRRELGLE, encoded by the coding sequence ATGGTCAAAACAAGAAAAATCCCTTTACGAAAATCGGTCGTCTCAAACGAAGTCATTGACAAACGTGATCTTCTTCGCATTGTGAAAAATAAGGAAGGTCAAGTCTTTATTGACCCGACAGGCAAGGCAAATGGGCGTGGGGCTTATATCAAGCTAGACAATGAAGAAGCACTTATTGCCAAGAAGAAAAAGGTATTTAACCGTAGTTTTAGCATGGAAGTGGAAGAGCAGTTCTATGACGAATTGATCGCTTATGTTGATCATAAAGTGAAGAGAAGAGAGTTGGGTCTTGAATAA
- a CDS encoding ABC transporter permease — translation MREVLQKRRRDFVEDCMKYLRYVFNDHFVLFLLVFIGFLALQYRALLQEVTGYSSLVLLGLSVLSLALLPLGFIATYMERADKLFLLAKEEELRIWLVAASRRSYLFWAVLQSLVLLVVLPIFLALKWSIWLYILYMGLMLLGKYLIFQKKSARLLSETGVNWDFAIAQEEARKQRILRFFALFTTVKGLSNSVKRRKYLDVFLNFVPKKQSHTWQNLYLRSYLRNGDLFGLTLRLLFLSLLVLVSVSEGFIAAILVLLFNYLLLFQLTALYQAYDYQYLIRLFPLEKKDKLRGAASLIRAIGMLGLVLEAGVGLFFLAQKESLLLLIGGTLALYFIYLPYRLKRLVDE, via the coding sequence ATGAGAGAAGTACTACAAAAACGGCGCAGGGATTTTGTAGAAGACTGCATGAAATACCTCCGCTATGTATTCAATGACCATTTCGTTCTCTTTTTACTTGTCTTTATCGGATTTTTAGCGCTTCAATACCGAGCTTTGTTGCAAGAGGTAACTGGCTATTCGAGCTTAGTTTTGCTTGGGCTTAGTGTGTTGTCACTAGCTCTTTTGCCCCTAGGTTTTATTGCGACCTACATGGAGCGGGCGGATAAATTGTTTTTATTAGCCAAAGAAGAAGAGTTGCGAATTTGGCTTGTAGCAGCTAGTCGCAGGTCTTATCTTTTTTGGGCAGTCTTGCAAAGTTTGGTCTTGCTAGTCGTTCTACCGATTTTTCTAGCCTTAAAATGGTCCATCTGGCTCTACATATTATATATGGGCTTGATGCTCCTTGGAAAATATCTGATATTTCAAAAAAAATCCGCTCGTTTACTTAGTGAAACGGGGGTGAATTGGGATTTTGCGATTGCTCAAGAAGAGGCACGTAAGCAAAGGATTCTTCGCTTCTTTGCCCTCTTTACGACGGTCAAAGGTTTGTCCAATAGCGTGAAACGACGCAAGTATTTGGATGTCTTTTTGAACTTTGTCCCTAAAAAGCAAAGCCACACCTGGCAAAATCTCTACCTACGCTCTTATTTGCGCAATGGCGATTTATTTGGCTTGACACTGCGCTTGCTATTTCTTTCCTTGTTGGTTCTTGTGAGCGTTTCTGAGGGTTTTATTGCTGCGATCCTTGTGCTCTTGTTTAATTATTTATTACTCTTTCAGCTCACCGCCCTCTACCAAGCTTATGATTACCAGTATTTGATTCGTCTATTTCCCTTGGAGAAAAAAGATAAGCTAAGAGGAGCTGCTTCCTTGATTCGCGCGATTGGGATGCTTGGTTTGGTGCTAGAAGCAGGAGTAGGTCTATTCTTTTTAGCGCAAAAAGAAAGTCTCTTGCTCCTAATAGGCGGAACGCTTGCTCTCTACTTCATCTATCTACCGTATCGCTTAAAGCGATTGGTTGACGAATAG
- a CDS encoding LCP family protein: MVKKILGMLVSVLLVTIAGVGVYGFTIYNQSTDTLSKTYKSFGNETDVISATEPLTLLLMGVDTGTGSRVDQWEGNSDSMLLVTVNPKTGKTVMMSLERDILTKIKEDGETVEAKLNAAYANGGAKLAISTIQDLMNIHVDRYIMINMQGLVQLVDAVGGIDVVNSFDFPISIEEQEPEYTATINPGKQHINGDQALVYARMRYQDPEGDYGRQKRQREVIQKVVRKVLSLNSISHYQAILKAVSDNMQTNVELSSRSIPKLLGYQDAFKHIETQQLRGEDATLPDGGSYQVVTEDHLLEMQNILRKSLGLETLTALKTNAVLYEDLYGATPPSLNRSSHASDDENGSTPAYSDASYVENSAAIVPNTATNQTFSSSESQVPASSTPQSIPSFQLIQ; this comes from the coding sequence ATGGTAAAAAAAATTCTTGGAATGCTAGTGAGTGTACTCTTGGTTACGATTGCAGGAGTGGGTGTTTATGGCTTCACCATTTATAATCAATCCACGGATACATTATCAAAAACCTATAAAAGCTTTGGAAATGAGACAGATGTCATTTCAGCGACTGAACCTTTGACCCTTCTGCTTATGGGGGTGGATACAGGGACAGGCTCTCGTGTGGATCAATGGGAAGGAAACAGCGATTCGATGCTCCTTGTGACTGTCAATCCTAAGACTGGCAAGACCGTCATGATGAGCTTGGAGAGAGATATTTTGACCAAGATTAAAGAGGATGGCGAGACTGTGGAAGCAAAGCTCAATGCAGCCTATGCAAATGGTGGGGCAAAGCTAGCAATCTCGACGATTCAAGATTTAATGAATATCCATGTGGACCGCTATATCATGATCAATATGCAGGGCTTGGTGCAGCTGGTGGATGCTGTCGGTGGGATTGATGTTGTCAATTCCTTTGATTTTCCGATTTCGATTGAAGAGCAAGAGCCAGAATACACAGCAACGATTAACCCAGGTAAGCAGCATATCAATGGGGATCAAGCCTTGGTCTATGCCCGCATGCGCTATCAAGACCCTGAAGGAGATTATGGTCGTCAAAAACGGCAACGAGAAGTGATTCAAAAAGTTGTCCGAAAAGTGCTTAGTCTCAATAGCATTAGTCACTACCAAGCCATTTTAAAGGCTGTCAGTGATAATATGCAGACCAATGTGGAGTTGTCTTCACGCAGTATTCCTAAATTATTGGGCTACCAAGATGCCTTTAAGCATATCGAAACCCAGCAATTAAGAGGAGAAGATGCAACCTTGCCAGATGGCGGTTCGTACCAAGTCGTCACAGAAGATCATTTGCTTGAAATGCAAAATATTCTTCGAAAATCCTTGGGACTTGAGACTCTCACTGCTCTAAAGACAAATGCTGTTTTGTACGAGGATTTGTATGGTGCTACGCCTCCGAGTCTTAACCGTAGCAGTCACGCAAGTGATGATGAGAACGGAAGCACTCCAGCTTACTCAGATGCGAGTTACGTTGAAAACTCAGCGGCAATCGTACCCAATACTGCTACAAATCAAACATTTAGTAGCTCAGAAAGCCAAGTACCAGCTTCGTCAACTCCCCAATCAATTCCATCTTTTCAACTGATTCAATGA
- a CDS encoding YlxQ-related RNA-binding protein, which translates to MNNQKLANLLGLAQRAGRIISGEELVVKAIQEGKAKIIFLAHDAAPNLTKKITDKSRTYNVEVFTVFSTLDLSTAIGKPRKVLAVTDAGFSKKMRSLME; encoded by the coding sequence TTGAATAATCAAAAATTAGCCAATCTCTTGGGTCTAGCCCAGCGGGCTGGTCGCATTATTTCGGGTGAAGAGTTAGTGGTCAAAGCCATTCAGGAAGGAAAGGCAAAGATTATCTTTTTAGCCCATGATGCTGCCCCAAATTTGACCAAGAAGATAACCGATAAAAGTCGAACTTACAACGTAGAAGTATTTACCGTGTTTTCAACACTAGATTTAAGCACTGCGATTGGCAAGCCTCGTAAGGTCTTGGCAGTCACAGATGCTGGATTTTCAAAGAAAATGAGGTCTCTTATGGAATAG
- a CDS encoding ABC transporter ATP-binding protein — protein sequence MLEINNLTGGYINIPVLKNVSFEVGNGQLVGLIGLNGAGKSTTINEIIGLLQPYQGEIVIDGLTLQKNATDYRRKIGFIPETPSLYEELTLREHIETVAMAYDIDELVAFKRVGKLLDMFRLTDKLDWFPVHFSKGMKQKVMIICAFVVDPSLFIVDEPFLGLDPLAIADLIHLLEEEKAKGKSILMSTHVLDSAEKMCDSFVILHKGEVRAKGNLAELQTSFSMPNASLNEIYLALTKEEAR from the coding sequence ATGTTAGAAATTAACAATCTTACAGGAGGATACATCAATATTCCTGTGCTGAAAAATGTCAGTTTTGAGGTTGGAAATGGTCAGCTGGTTGGTTTGATTGGCTTGAATGGTGCTGGAAAATCTACGACTATCAATGAAATCATCGGTTTATTGCAACCTTATCAGGGAGAGATTGTGATTGATGGCTTGACCTTGCAAAAAAATGCCACAGACTACCGCAGGAAGATTGGTTTTATTCCAGAGACACCTAGTTTGTATGAGGAATTGACCCTGCGTGAACATATCGAGACGGTAGCCATGGCTTATGATATTGATGAGCTAGTGGCTTTTAAGCGAGTCGGGAAACTGTTGGACATGTTTCGCTTGACGGATAAACTCGACTGGTTTCCAGTGCATTTCTCAAAAGGGATGAAGCAAAAGGTGATGATTATCTGCGCTTTTGTGGTGGATCCGAGTCTTTTTATCGTTGATGAACCGTTCTTAGGGTTAGATCCGCTTGCGATTGCAGATTTAATCCATCTCTTAGAAGAAGAAAAAGCCAAAGGCAAGTCCATTTTGATGAGTACGCATGTGCTAGACTCGGCAGAAAAGATGTGTGATTCCTTTGTGATTTTGCATAAGGGAGAGGTGCGTGCTAAAGGAAATCTTGCAGAGTTGCAGACTAGCTTTTCCATGCCAAATGCCAGTCTCAATGAGATTTATCTGGCGCTGACGAAAGAGGAGGCTAGATGA
- the nusA gene encoding transcription termination factor NusA — MSKEMLDAFRILEEDKGIKKEDIIDAVIESLRSAYRRRYGQADSAAIEFNEKTGDFRVFTVREVVDEVFDSRLEISLKDALAINTAYELGDKIKFEEAPAEFGRVAAQSAKQTIMEKMRKQTRAITYNTYKEHENEIMSGTVERFDNKFIYVNLGSIEAQLSKQDQIPGEVFQSHDRIEVFVYKVEDNPRGVSVFVSRSHPEMIKRLMEQEIPEVYDGTVEIMSVAREAGDRTKVAVRSHNPNVDAIGTIVGRGGANIKKITSKFHPTKYDSKLDKMVPVEENIDVIEWMPDEAEFIYNAIAPAEVDQVIFDENDSKRALVVVPDNKLSLAIGRRGQNVRLAAHLTGFRIDIKSASEFEAMEEATEESQEIEELVESDSAE; from the coding sequence ATGAGCAAAGAAATGCTAGATGCTTTTCGCATCTTAGAAGAAGACAAGGGAATCAAAAAAGAAGACATCATTGACGCTGTCATTGAATCGCTTCGTTCTGCCTACCGTAGACGATATGGTCAAGCAGATAGTGCAGCGATTGAATTTAATGAAAAGACAGGGGATTTCCGTGTCTTTACTGTCCGAGAAGTGGTAGATGAAGTCTTTGATAGTCGTCTCGAGATTAGTCTGAAAGACGCCCTTGCCATCAACACAGCCTATGAGCTTGGGGATAAAATCAAGTTTGAAGAAGCTCCAGCTGAATTTGGTCGTGTGGCTGCCCAATCGGCGAAGCAAACCATCATGGAAAAGATGCGTAAGCAAACGCGTGCCATTACTTACAACACCTATAAGGAACATGAAAATGAGATCATGAGCGGGACGGTTGAGCGTTTTGATAATAAGTTTATCTATGTAAATCTTGGTAGCATCGAAGCTCAATTATCAAAGCAAGATCAAATCCCTGGAGAAGTGTTCCAATCTCATGATCGCATTGAAGTCTTTGTCTATAAGGTTGAGGACAATCCTCGTGGGGTGAGTGTCTTTGTTAGCCGCAGCCATCCTGAGATGATCAAGCGTTTGATGGAGCAAGAAATTCCTGAAGTGTATGATGGTACAGTTGAGATCATGAGCGTAGCTCGTGAAGCAGGAGACAGAACTAAAGTCGCCGTTCGCAGTCACAATCCAAATGTCGATGCTATCGGAACGATTGTTGGTCGTGGTGGTGCAAATATCAAAAAGATCACTAGCAAATTCCACCCAACCAAGTATGACTCTAAGTTGGACAAAATGGTTCCTGTGGAAGAAAATATCGATGTCATCGAATGGATGCCAGATGAAGCAGAATTCATCTACAATGCGATTGCACCAGCAGAGGTTGATCAAGTCATCTTTGATGAAAATGACAGCAAACGTGCCCTTGTCGTTGTACCAGATAATAAATTATCACTTGCGATTGGTCGCCGTGGGCAAAATGTCCGTCTAGCAGCTCATCTGACAGGTTTCCGCATTGACATCAAGTCTGCTAGCGAGTTTGAAGCAATGGAAGAAGCCACAGAGGAAAGCCAAGAAATCGAAGAATTGGTAGAAAGCGATAGCGCAGAATAA
- a CDS encoding HIT family protein, producing MTNCIFCKIIAGEIPACKVYEDEEVLAFLDISQVTTGHTLIVPKQHARNLLEMTGDETSRLFAKVPELAGKIMKATGAKGMNIIANSEEIAGQTVFHTHIHLAPRYGEDDDLKIEFTAHEPDFDALSHLASTIQEA from the coding sequence ATGACAAATTGTATCTTTTGCAAGATTATTGCAGGAGAGATTCCTGCTTGTAAGGTTTATGAAGATGAGGAAGTCCTTGCTTTTCTTGATATTTCTCAAGTCACAACTGGTCATACCTTGATTGTCCCTAAACAGCATGCCCGTAATCTCCTTGAAATGACGGGCGATGAAACGAGTCGCTTATTTGCTAAAGTTCCTGAACTCGCTGGCAAGATTATGAAAGCAACTGGTGCTAAAGGTATGAACATCATCGCAAATAGCGAAGAAATAGCTGGTCAAACTGTCTTTCATACCCATATCCATCTCGCTCCACGTTATGGAGAAGACGATGATTTGAAGATTGAATTTACCGCTCATGAGCCTGACTTTGATGCTCTGAGTCATCTGGCATCAACTATCCAAGAAGCCTAA
- the ccrZ gene encoding cell cycle regulator CcrZ — MDLVDNELSLTPIAGKSGKAFMGSYPDGGRVFVKMNTTPILAGLAREQIAPQLLWSRRLSDGNVMSGQEWLSGNILTPNDMTKKQIVTILTRLHRSRPLMTQLSRLGYQVESPAELVENWLNRVPVALKRNQYLYSIIKELRATLPGFREDYATIVHGDVRHSNWIETESGMVYLVDWDSVRLTDRMFDVAHILSHYIPDTRWKEWLTFYGYKYNPTVLKKLYWFSQYTYLCQIASYYANNDLENVNREIYALRNFRAKYGKVL, encoded by the coding sequence ATGGACTTGGTTGATAATGAGCTATCCCTAACGCCGATTGCTGGTAAAAGTGGAAAAGCCTTCATGGGAAGTTATCCAGACGGGGGGCGCGTTTTCGTCAAGATGAATACCACTCCCATACTAGCAGGTTTGGCAAGAGAGCAGATCGCTCCTCAGCTCTTGTGGAGCCGCCGCTTATCAGATGGCAATGTGATGAGTGGTCAAGAATGGCTGTCAGGAAATATCTTGACACCAAATGATATGACGAAAAAACAAATTGTCACAATTTTAACACGTCTTCACCGTTCGCGTCCCTTGATGACCCAGCTAAGCCGTTTAGGCTATCAAGTTGAGTCACCAGCGGAGTTGGTTGAAAATTGGTTGAATCGTGTACCTGTTGCCTTGAAACGCAACCAATATCTCTATTCAATTATCAAGGAATTACGGGCAACCTTGCCTGGTTTTCGTGAGGACTATGCGACAATTGTCCATGGAGATGTGCGTCATAGTAATTGGATTGAGACAGAAAGTGGTATGGTCTACTTGGTGGATTGGGATTCTGTGCGATTGACCGATCGTATGTTTGATGTTGCACATATTCTGAGTCACTATATCCCTGATACACGCTGGAAAGAGTGGTTGACTTTTTATGGTTACAAGTACAACCCGACGGTCTTGAAAAAACTATATTGGTTTAGTCAGTACACATATCTGTGTCAAATCGCTAGTTACTATGCCAATAATGATTTAGAAAATGTGAATCGGGAGATTTATGCGCTACGCAACTTCCGTGCCAAATATGGAAAGGTATTATGA
- the rimP gene encoding ribosome maturation factor RimP yields the protein MSVRRCSLIATIVELVKEVIEPAIQAPFELVDIEYGKLGGDMVLSIFVDKPEGISLNDTADLTEIISPLLDTIKPDPFPEQYFLEVTSPGLERPLKTKEQVLGAVGKYIHVGLYQAIDKQKVFEGTLLSFENDVMTIEYMDKTRKKEVEIPYNLVSKARLAVKI from the coding sequence ATATCTGTAAGGAGGTGTAGCCTTATCGCAACGATTGTAGAATTAGTCAAAGAAGTGATTGAGCCAGCGATTCAAGCGCCGTTTGAATTGGTGGATATCGAGTATGGCAAGCTCGGTGGAGATATGGTTTTGAGCATTTTTGTGGATAAACCAGAAGGGATCAGTCTCAATGATACAGCGGATTTGACAGAGATTATCAGTCCACTCTTAGATACCATTAAACCAGATCCATTTCCAGAGCAGTATTTCTTGGAAGTGACCAGTCCTGGTCTTGAGCGTCCTTTAAAAACCAAAGAGCAGGTTTTGGGAGCTGTTGGCAAGTATATCCATGTTGGACTTTATCAAGCGATTGATAAGCAAAAAGTTTTTGAAGGGACATTATTGTCTTTTGAAAATGATGTGATGACCATCGAGTATATGGATAAGACACGCAAAAAAGAAGTCGAAATTCCTTACAATCTTGTATCAAAAGCAAGATTAGCCGTAAAAATTTAA
- a CDS encoding GNAT family N-acetyltransferase, translated as MAQVEKEIFFEEADGSHAAVFIDFMNQVEKETDFLVMDETGFQFTVEQLATIFEESLASPSQLHLLALCGDEVIGAVTVRASKQYRISHIGNIFIAVRKDYWGHGIGRILLEEVIAWAQESGIIRRLELTVQARNKGAVHLYQSVGFEIEGMQARGAYSSEGEFLDVYVMGKLID; from the coding sequence ATGGCGCAGGTTGAGAAAGAGATTTTCTTTGAAGAAGCTGATGGCTCACATGCAGCAGTCTTTATTGATTTTATGAATCAGGTCGAAAAAGAGACTGATTTTCTCGTCATGGATGAAACGGGCTTTCAGTTTACGGTGGAGCAGTTAGCTACTATTTTCGAAGAGAGTCTTGCTAGTCCAAGTCAACTACATCTTCTAGCTCTATGTGGTGATGAGGTGATTGGAGCAGTCACCGTTCGTGCGTCTAAGCAGTACCGCATCAGCCATATTGGCAATATCTTTATTGCTGTGCGAAAAGACTATTGGGGTCACGGCATTGGGCGGATTTTGCTAGAGGAAGTGATTGCTTGGGCTCAGGAGTCTGGCATCATTCGCCGTTTGGAATTGACCGTGCAAGCTCGAAATAAAGGAGCGGTTCATTTGTACCAAAGTGTTGGTTTTGAAATCGAAGGCATGCAAGCACGTGGTGCTTATTCATCTGAGGGTGAATTTTTAGATGTTTATGTCATGGGAAAATTGATAGATTGA